The Dehalococcoidia bacterium genomic interval GTTAACGGCCTCCCCTCCTCTGTGATCCATAGTGCACCGTGATCTGCCAGACTTGAGCGCAATCCCAGATAACGCCACAAGGCTTTCTTCGTCTGAGGCCCAAACCCCACCCAGCGGCCTTTGCCCATCTTGCCTTTTTTCACCAGTGCCCGTTTCTTTTCGAGATACACATCTGCTACTTCGAGCGAGGTGAGTTCTTCCAACCGAACAAAGCTCTCCAAGAAAAACGAGAGCACCGCTTCGTTCCGTGCTGCCAACATCCTCTGTCGCTCGGTCGTCGCCGTACGCCAGCTATGCTTAATGACGTCAAACATCAGATTGATGTGTTCCGGTCGCCAGGGCTCGACGGGCGGGTCTTTGGGAGCCTTCATCCTGATTCCGTCCATCGGACTCTGCTCCAAGAAGTGTTCCTCTTCCACCATCCAAGTGAAGAAGCGTTTCAGGCAACGGTAGTAATGCCAAGCGTAATTGTCGCCACGCCGGAACTTCCGTCGCGTGCCGTTATTTGCCACAACGACATCCGGGGTGTGAGTGAGATGGTGAAAGAATGCTTGAATGTCTCGTTTGCCAACGAGACGAGGGTCGGTTAATTGCCCTTCGCCCGTTGCCCAGCGCACAAAAGAGCGAATGCGACCGTAGTAGTATTCGACTGTGTTGTTCTTGACTTGTGTTTCTAGATCAAGCTTGAATCCCTCAAGTAGCCATTCCCACGTTCCATTTTGCACCATGACGTTTTGGGGAGCCCGCCCGGTGCAGGTCGTTTAGACCAGCTTCACCTCGTATCTATTTCCTCAGCCCATGCAGGTTGTCTAGAGCCACCGCTTCGAATCTGTGGAGCGGGAGACGGGATTCGAACCCGCGACACCCTGCTTGGAAGGCAGGAACTCTACCACTGAGTTACTCCCGCTAGAACCATGGTTTCAAGACAGCAGTACTTATTAAAGCTCAGGAGAAAGCCATTGTCAACATTCTGCAATCAAGGCCGGATATACTGCACAAACCGCTGCACGGAGTTCGATTCAAA includes:
- a CDS encoding tyrosine-type recombinase/integrase, which translates into the protein MVQNGTWEWLLEGFKLDLETQVKNNTVEYYYGRIRSFVRWATGEGQLTDPRLVGKRDIQAFFHHLTHTPDVVVANNGTRRKFRRGDNYAWHYYRCLKRFFTWMVEEEHFLEQSPMDGIRMKAPKDPPVEPWRPEHINLMFDVIKHSWRTATTERQRMLAARNEAVLSFFLESFVRLEELTSLEVADVYLEKKRALVKKGKMGKGRWVGFGPQTKKALWRYLGLRSSLADHGALWITEEGRPLTKHGIQEIFRRLKRDAGLQHVRGSVHKLRHTGATISLKHTHDMKGLRLLLGHSTLAMTERYTQFIEVEDALKAYDQNGPLDWIAG